A genomic segment from Lates calcarifer isolate ASB-BC8 linkage group LG13, TLL_Latcal_v3, whole genome shotgun sequence encodes:
- the LOC108898208 gene encoding trichohyalin isoform X2: MKFPVDFLADVSQAELEQSAHSYMNNLLYSSPDSPEHLTLSDSTQVTIDISSVGFTPLYGSSDKQKVLALFSPRDPFTAVGLYLLDQWWAVDDILKTADPARDGAVEVETVGERIVLYILNRVIYRAKEMSSEELPFLCHGEKDYAKILWNDGEAVGFYSVKPSGRLCNSFSTRSYQLPVMDSIFVRKCHRGKGFGLQMLEDFVLSFKEDCLGLRYPLTKSMYKVCEKYLCQYPGDTDLLWEVESIGMPNQRANIASKIQAMDLNVCKSLSFTGESLMITEVTEKDVEREPVTTQIKDTESMEYTVEIVEEVTVVRAPKVSEAEEVPVAVLGRGRGSKQMNITQKTTEDKSKKVIRIEDIEAETPREQQLIVHGKTALYTVSESAQTEDMFNVTAEEKREAVVDTASEEEAGMMLDKPATVPASQDLEEFSITAPMTEELQVEDDATQDLKNTSRDSQIIVENVASEIEEPEEECQKEDTDVSVVAEGVVEVDKEAEALNKVSAGKSDESVTQHELSLSTHKPSEDGDAGQTGKTVVRAIHLVQNETPRQRSQHSKPQDNVMMETTAWDGGRVLRGRTVMSTPTPKRKHTRHSLKVCEELDKEFNEVVEKDQVSTAEVVEEISVNEREEKEEINPTKEDIVTVEELPEEEKQQSDDERLTNEEETEKQGEPGVENSVVKKSSTELPDTAETVLSEENKYEKVTDESEKEENDEEVDTSVIQDKREDSHDDINEPPVVQRRAARGRQKVSPKPKPKKQGKRHHKQEEPTNEADLRAVGSAEEKADEQAAESKQMEEHHQEEQEGTDDKTEEEISTENLTVMTEGTIPQTEEATEDVIPSNEVNAEESKEAQDKEETERETETASAMETDQEEEAVGVSGVADDMREPNTVVPASETVICDEVQDEAVVPVLEEPQEKDTGSEIPKLHKATVILVDLKSTCHHLSMNEAEDKTVAAPEKEQVGLIAAEDKEVSSCVAEKQTSEPKMLILEEKDGGKQENITEKSVDATAEAETVKKEEFEEDYSKKEKKKSASEDETKSDAGEAPVIETRVLRSGRKIVEASCKSRGRSNQHQEEDTIDIIEKEVDELEAGTVEGEGEMEAVTKNVLTVIVPVQEEESAALDICADTEADIPVGDDTEENLRPAVVDEAMSLEEEEEPVVETRGLRSLTKTGTATATYKTPRSGKQVDEQKAENSEDEEVAVTTRTLRQGRISNSATPKSKSRRTCKQIREEEQKDEEESKSVEETAVGEQMVVNEAVVEKTNEEIEGKNEDIGEKAKEEAAAEREEILESEVDVQEGEALAEEGQNVDEHSEVTLAEREGSGEEYNEPVMEIEEAELPPVAVTRSLRSGGKTSKAPSKTRPRRSKKQEDEEKEEGGASDEQIADGNESPVDTSILRRGRKSLSRGSKQLQKLVTVDVQKGVSEEGTMAVTEEEENTAGITTAADDLVQEGEINPPLAKPDIDSSVLTRSEEEAIPATDEQQSKEMTSQVSDLQRVTVVLLDLKKTYHQIQDETAAVEEGVPVENTAFEEKEEQRGQTMKEEETMAEEHVPVSSGEIGRTELEKVVLEEEELEESVKDVVTTQEDTGESSVEETETKNVEEEEEPKVTETRKWRSTKHSAKATPKCKSARSRKKMGEEEKEAASEMSEEEPVVKVRVLRRVRKSIPVTQRFTTRDQKQLQKEEGEGGEKSTGVEEKEAEEEEEHIEEHQMTDQEKGERTDKKDATQQIEKIEPEMGIEKVDTMTEEVVTQQDGSEEAQTGSTETAADGNTESPVGQSTDERKCSDDFAQEPVTTQDTVEGDQSISTSEVAETAAGESAQKTPLTAKDNKEIFVSEEEEDSVIETRILKIGEKAVRTKPQSKNTKRQDEEQDVETTGNESTDKDELAVETRVLRKGRRSAHGTPRHESKRHHTQCQPEEDPEEVTTPAEGEEAKADENESSSDDKKDEEAIAQREENTEPEYDMEIVETVAEESCTEQETVEGEQSAVLQTYANEQGKGRGSGEETANTNKGNVTDVEEAAVVESRVLRSVKKTVKATPRSKTTKSQQQENEKEGKEVERCADTDEPQETRTLRKVRSSAPATPRHKSKRICTQSQPEKEAEEVTSPAEETEGEEGQESFEQKMEKAEEEGKCMEMEVEKKKDLEDEQVENSAGGESVVEDAGQMKDVLTEGTAVPEKEDNSMGAMDKTRTDTVQISSDAAEGTNSAEEKDKTGQEADPPAEDIAKEMVEEKADLINNRVLEPAPEESATEETQSPEEESSGESQEDKTVDSSVVEGRNLKRMRKTANGEQDETEERGKRPRVDYREDEEEDGGGGTEAAADKENEDKAESDEDQDKKKAEYFADEQREELQESKKEENLEKDMGAVESSSEKGPTLTLVLNTDGEVEAAAVSQEHEEDELNILEEEVEPIVIGKRVLRGRSVPSIIITPRSKPRHRSATVQKAEESDEEKSPQSARKRSLRKRKSTKVTSTHKSERHSRV, from the exons ATGAAGTTCCCTGTTGATTTCCTGGCTGATGTTAGCCAGGCAGAGCTGGAACAGTCAGCCCACAGCTACATGAACAACCTCCTCTACAGCAGCCCTGATTCTCCTGAGCACCTCACCCTCTCTGACTCCACTCAg GTCACTATAGACATTTCCAGCGTGGGTTTCACCCCTCTGTATGGATCTAGTGATAAACAGAAGGTCCTGGCCCTCTTCTCTCCCAGAGACCCATTCACTGCAGTGGGTCTGTACTTGCTGGACCAGTGGTGGGCAGTGGACGATATTCTCAAGACAGCAGACCCTGCTCGAGATGGGGCTGTGGAG GTGGAGACAGTAGGAGAGAGAATAGTTTTATACATCCTTAATCGTGTCATCTATAGAGCTAAGGAGATGAGCTCTGAAGAGCTTCCCTTCCTCTGCCATGGAGAAAAAGATTATGCAAAAATCCTCTGGAATGATGGAGAGGCTGTTGGCTTCTATTCAGTCAAACCCTCAG GCAGATTATGTAATTCTTTTTCAACCAGAAGCTATCAGCTCCCTGTGATGGACTCCATATTTGTTAGAAAATGTCATCGTGGAAAAGGCTTTGGTCTTCAGATGCTGGAAGACTTTGTGCTCAGTTTCAAAGAGGACTGTCTGGGGTTGAGGTACCCCCTCACAAAATCCATGTATAAAG TGTGTGAGAAGTACCTGTGTCAGTACCCAGGAGACACAGATCTGCTATGGGAGGTGGAGAGCATAGGTATGCCCAACCAGAGGGCCAATATTGCCAGCAAGATCCAGGCGATGGATTTGAATg TATGCAAGAGTCTGTCATTCACAGGAGAATCACTTATGATTACTGAAGTGACTGAAAAGGATGTGGAGAGGGAACCAGTGACCACacaaataaaagacacagaatCTATGGAATACACAGTTGAAATTGTG GAGGAAGTGACAGTAGTGAGAGCTCCCAAAG tttcagaggcagaggaagtgCCTGTTGCAGTTCTGGGAAGGGGTAGAGgctcaaaacaaatgaacatcACCCAGAAGACTACAGAGGACAAATCAAAAAAAGTTATTAG AATCGAGGATATTGAAGCAGAAACCCCCCGAGAGCAACAACTTATTGTGCATGGGAAAACAGCACTGTATACGGTGTCTGAGTCGGCACAGACTGAG gaTATGTTCAATGTGACTgctgaagaaaaaagagaggctGTAGTTGATACTGCATCTGAAGAAGAAGCAGGTATGATGTTGGACAAACCAGCCACTGTCCCAGCCTCACAAGACTTAGAAGAATTTAGTATAACTGCACCAATGACTGAGGAGCTACAAGTAGAAGATGATGCCACACAGGATCTGAAAAACACCTCCCGTGACTCACAGATAATAGTTGAGAATGTCGCATCAGAAATTGAGGAACCAGAAGAAGAGTGTCAGAAGGAAGACACTGATGTATCTGTGGTTGCTGAAGGAGTTGTAGAGGTAGACAAGGAAGCAGAAGCTCTGAATAAAGTCTCTGCTGGAAAGTCAGATGAAAGTGTTACACAACATGAGTTAAGTCTATCAACACACAAACCATCAGAGGATGGTGATGCTGGACAAACAGGGAAAACTGTTGTAAGGGCGATACATCTTGTACAGAATGAAACCCCCCGACAGAGATCTCAACATAGCAAGCCGCAGGACAATGTGATGATGGAAACTACAGCCTGGGATGGAGGGAGAGTTTTGAGAGGAAGAACTGTTATGAGCACCCCCACGCCCAAACGAAAACATACCAGACACAGCCTGAAAGTATGTGAAGAATTAGACAAAGAGTTTAATGAAGTGGTAGAGAAGGATCAAGTTTCTACAGCTGAAGTAGTGGAGGAGATATCTGtaaatgagagagaagaaaaagaagaaattaacCCCACAAAAGAGGATATAGTTACTGTGGAAGAATTACCTGAGGAAGAAAAGCAACAGAGCGATGATGAACGACTGACAaatgaagaggagacagagaaacaaggaGAGCCTGGGGTGGAAAATAGTGTAGTTAAGAAGAGTTCCACAGAGCTTCCAGATACAGCAGAGACTGTactttcagaggaaaataagtATGAAAAAGTAACAGATGAAtctgagaaagaggaaaatgatgAGGAGGTAGATACATCAGTGATACAGGATAAACGTGAGGATTCTCATGATGACATAAATGAACCCCCTGTTgtacagaggagagcagcaagaggcagacagaaagtaaGTCCTAAACCTAAGCCCAAAAAACAAGGTAAAAGACATCACAAACAAGAAGAGCCCACAAATGAGGCAGACCTAAGAGCAGTAGGTTCTGCTGAGGAGAAAGCAGATGAACAAGCAGCTGAAAGTAAACAGATGGAAGAACACCACCAGGAGGAACAAGAGGGGACCGATgacaaaacagaggaagagatatCTACCGAAAATTTGACTGTTATGACAGAAGGTACAAttccacagacagaggaagcaACAGAGGATGTAATACCTTCAAATGAGGTGAATGCAGAGGAGAGCAAGGAAGCACAGGACAAagaagagactgagagagagacagagactgcaTCAGCAATGGAAACAGATCAGGAGGAAGAGGCAGTTGGGGTGAGTGGTGTGGCAGATGACATGAGGGAGCCCAACACTGTTGTTCCTGCTTCAGAAACAGTAATATGTGATGAAGTTCAAGATGAGGCAGTTGTACCAGTACTTGAGGAGCCTCAGGAAAAGGACACTGGCTCTGAAATTCCCAAGCTACACAAAGCCACTGTCATCTTAGTAGATCTAAAATCAACCTGCCATCACCTTAGCATGAATGAGGCAGAAGATAAAACAGTTGCTGCTCCAGAAAAGGAACAGGTGGGGCTGATAGCAGCAGAAGATAAGGAAGTCTCTAGTTGTGTTGCAGAGAAGCAAACATCAGAGCCAAAAATGCTAATATTGgaagagaaggatggagggaaaCAGGAGAACATTACAGAAAAATCTGTAGATGCAACTGCAGAGGCAGAGACTGTCAAGAAGGAGGAGTTTGAAGAGGATTattccaaaaaagaaaagaaaaaatctgcCAGTGAGGATGAGACAAAAAGTGATGCAGGGGAAGCACCAGTCATTGAAACCAGGGTTCTTAGAAGTGGAAGAAAGATTGTTGAAGCAAGCTGTAAATCCAGAGGGAGAAGCAACCAACACCAGGAAGAAGACACCATAGACATTATTGAAAAGGAGGTGGATGAATTAGAAGCAGGCACTGTTGAGGGTGAAGGAGAGATGGAAGCTGTGACAAAGAATGTGCTCACAGTAATAGTTCCGGTGCAGGAGGAAGAGTCTGCAGCTTTGGACATATGTGCAGATACAGAGGCCGACATTCCAGTAGGAGATGATACTGAAGAGAATCTTCGACCAGCTGTGGTGGATGAGGCAATGAGCttggaagaggaagaagaaccaGTTGTTGAAACCAGAGGTCTAAGAAGTCTAACAAAGACAGGTACAGCTACAGCAACATACAAAACACCAAGAAGTGGAAAGCAAGTGGatgaacaaaaagcagaaaacagtgaagatgaagaagtagcaGTGACAACAAGAACACTAAGACAGGGGAGGATATCTAACTCTGCCACACCTAAAAGTAAATCCAGAAGAACTTGTAAACAAATCAGGGAAGAAGAGCAAAAGGATGAAGAGGAATCTAAAAGTGTAGAGGAAACAGCAGTGGGAGAACAAATGGTAGTCAATGAAGCTGTTGTAGAAAAGACAAATGAAGAAATAGAAGGAAAAAATGAGGATATAGGAGAAAAGGCTaaggaggaagctgctgctgaaagGGAGGAAATTTTAGAGTCAGAGGTAGATGTGCAGGAAGGGGAAGCTTTGGCAGAGGAAGGACAAAATGTGGACGAGCATTCAGAGGTCACTCTTGCAGAAAGGGAGGGTTCGGGTGAAGAATACAATGAACCAGTCATGGAGATTGAGGAAGCAGAACTACCACCAGTTGCTGTAACTAGATCTTTGAGAAGTGGTGGAAAGACATCCAAAGCACCATCAAAAACCAGACCCAGAAGAAGCAAAAAgcaggaagatgaagagaaggaggagggaggggcaTCTGACGAACAGATTGCTGATGGAAATGAGTCTCCAGTAGATACAAGTATTCTGAGAAGGGGAAGGAAGTCTCTAAGTAGAGGCTCCAAACAGCTCCAGAAACTTGTCACTGTAGATGTGCAAAAAGGAGTGTCAGAGGAAGGCACAATGGCAGtgactgaagaggaggagaacacagctGGTATTACTACTGCTGCAGATGATTTAGTacaagagggagagataaaTCCACCATTAGCCAAACCTGACATTGACTCATCTGTACTTACACGTAGTGAAGAGGAGGCAATACCTGCAACTGATGAGCAACAGAGCAAGGAAATGACATCCCAGGTTTCTGATCTCCAAAGAGTGACTGTGGTTTTATTGGACCTGAAGAAAACCTATCATCAAATCCAGgatgaaacagcagctgttgaggAGGGTGTTCCTGTAGAAAACACTGCTtttgaggaaaaagaggagcaAAGGGGACAAAcaatgaaagaggaagaaacaatGGCAGAAGAACATGTTCCTGTTTCTTCTGGGGAAATAGGAAGAACTGAACTGGAGAAGGTGGTATTGGAAGAGGAAGAGTTGGAGGAGAGCGTGAAAGATGTAGTTACAACACAGGAAGATACAGGGGAGAGCAGTGTTGAGGAGACAGAGACTAAAAatgttgaggaggaggaggaacctAAAGTCACTGAGACCAGAAAATGGAGAAGTACAAAACATTCTGCCAAAGCTACACCAAAATGCAAATCAGCAAGAAGCAGAAAGAAGATGggtgaagaggaaaaggaggcaGCTTCAGAAATGAGCGAAGAGGAACCAGTAGTTAAAGTCAGAGTTTTAAGGAGGGTAAGGAAGTCTATACCTGTCACTCAAAGATTTACTACAAGAGACCAAAAGCAACTCCAGAAagaagaaggggagggaggagagaaatcTACAGGAGTTgaggagaaagaggcagaggaagaggaagaacatATTGAGGAACATCAGATGACTGATCAGGAGAAGGGAGAAAGAACTGACAAAAAGGATGCAACTcaacaaatagaaaaaatagAACCAGAAATGGGCATAGAGAAAGTGGATACTATGACAGAGGAAGTTGTCACACAACAAGATGGTTCAGAGGAGGCACAGACTGGCAGTACTGAGACAGCTGCAGATGGGAATACAGAATCTCCAGTTGGACAAAGTACTgatgagagaaaatgttcaGATGATTTTGCACAGGAACCAGTTACAACACAAGATACAGTGGAGGGGGATCAGTCCATCTCCACATCTGAAGTGGCAGAAACTGCAGCTGGAGAAAGTGCACAAAAGACACCACTCACAGCAAAGGACAACAAGGAAATATTTGtctctgaggaggaagaagattCAGTTATTGAAACAAGAATCCTGAAAATTGGGGAAAAGGCAGTGAGAACCAAAccacaaagcaaaaacacaaaaagacaagatGAAGAGCAAGATGTGGagacaacaggaaatgaaagcacAGACAAAGATGAACTAGCGGTAGAAACAAGAGTTCTGAGGAAAGGAAGAAGGTCTGCTCATGGCACACCTAGACATGAATCCAAAAGACACCACACACAGTGTCAGCCAGAGGAAGATCCAGAAGAGGTAACTACTCCAGCTGAAGGAGAGGAAGCTAAAGCTGATGAGAATGAAAGCAGCAGTGATGACAAAAAAGATGAGGAGGCTATagctcagagagaagaaaatacagAGCCAGAATATGATATGGAAATTGTAGAAACTGTGGCAGAGGAATCATGCACAGAGCAAGAGACAGTGGAAGGGGAACAGTCTGCTGTTTTACAGACATATGCAAATGAACAGGGAAAAGGACGGGGAAGTGGTGAAGAGACCGCTAATACAAATAAGGGAAATGTTACTGATGTGGAGGAAGCAGCAGTTGTTGAATCCAGAGTTCTCAGAAGTGTCAAGAAGACAGTAAAAGCCACACCAAGatccaaaaccacaaaaagccagcagcaggaaaacgaaaaagaggggaaagaggtGGAAAGGTGTGCTGATACAGATGAGCCACAAGAAACAAGAACTCTGAGGAAGGTGAGGAGTTCTGCTCCTGCCACACCTAGACATAAATCCAAAAGGATTTGTACACAGTCTCAGCCAGAAAAAGAGGCAGAAGAAGTAACTTCTCCAGCCGAAGAGACTGAAGGAGAAGAGGGGCAGGAGTCATTTGAGCAGAAAATGGAGAAGGCTGAGGAAGAGGGGAAGTGTATGGAAATGgaggtggagaaaaagaaagatttggAAGATGAACAAGTTGAGAATTCAGCTGGAGGAGAATCTGTTGTGGAAGATGCAGGACAGATGAAGGATGTCTTGACAGAGGGAACAGCAGTGCCTGAAAAGGAAGACAACAGCATGGGAGCTATGGATAAGACCAGAACTGACACAGTCCAGATATCATCAGATGCAGCAGAAGGGACAAACTCTGCTGAGGAAAAGGACAAGACTGGACAAGAGGCGGATCCTCCAGCTGAGGATATTGCAAAGGAAATGGTTGAGGAAAAAGCAGATTTGATCAACAACAGAGTACTAGAGCCAGCTCCTGAAGAATCAGCAACAGAAGAAACTCAGTCACCAGAGGAGGAGTCCTCTGGTGAAAGTCAAGAAGATAAAACTGTAGACTCCTCGGTAGTAGAAGGCAGAAATCTGAAAAGGATGAGGAAAACTGCAAACGGAGAACAGGACgaaacagaggaaagaggaaaaagaccAAGAGTGGATTACAgggaagacgaggaggaggatgggggaggtGGGACTGAGGCGGCCGCTGACAAGGAGAACGAGGATAAAGCAGAATCAGATGAAGatcaagacaaaaagaaagctgaatattttgctgatgaacagagggaggagctacaggaaagcaaaaaagaagaaaacttaGAGAAAGACATGGGAGCTGTTGAGAGTAGTAGTGAAAAGGGGCCCACTCTCACTTTAGTATTGAATACAGATGGAGAGGTagaagcagcagctgttagTCAAGAGCATGAGGAAGATGAGCTGAATATtttagaggaggaggtggagcctATAGTGATTGGGAAGAGAGTTTTAAGAGGGAGGTCAGTTCCTTCAATAATAATCACACCCCGATCTAAACCCAGACATCGCAGTGCTACAGTTCAAAAAGCAGAGGAGTCTGATGAAGAAAAGAGCCCTCAGTCAGCTCGGAAAAGAAGTCTCCGAAAGAGAAAAAGTACTAAGGTAACATCAACTCACAAATCTGAGCGTCACAGCAGAGTTTAG